A genomic window from Chlorobium phaeobacteroides DSM 266 includes:
- the rimP gene encoding ribosome maturation factor RimP: MEEKIRRCVLQVLEATAGTKGEGVYLVSLSIKGSGKGTSIEVLVDTDTGIRIDQCAFLSRRIRECLEVEEESDGMSGDDFNLDVASPGLGKAIILQRQYARHVGRLFRVTFREEDGSMTEISGHLREILFPEEENASLVIEPLGKKKAGKKVSSENRTLRLDRVIRAVPEAEL, encoded by the coding sequence ATGGAAGAAAAAATAAGGCGTTGCGTTCTTCAAGTGCTTGAGGCGACAGCCGGAACGAAGGGTGAAGGAGTCTATCTTGTCAGCCTTTCAATCAAAGGTTCAGGAAAAGGAACATCCATAGAGGTGCTTGTCGATACCGATACTGGCATTCGTATTGATCAATGTGCTTTTTTGAGTCGCCGGATAAGGGAGTGTCTTGAAGTCGAAGAGGAATCGGACGGCATGTCCGGTGATGATTTTAATCTTGATGTGGCTTCACCGGGACTTGGAAAAGCGATTATTCTTCAGAGGCAGTACGCACGGCATGTCGGCAGGCTTTTTCGGGTTACATTTCGCGAAGAAGATGGCAGTATGACTGAGATTTCGGGACATCTCAGGGAGATTCTTTTTCCTGAAGAGGAGAATGCTTCGCTGGTTATTGAACCGCTTGGAAAGAAAAAGGCAGGAAAAAAAGTATCCTCGGAAAACAGAACGTTGCGGCTTGACCGTGTCATCAGGGCAGTTCCGGAAGCTGAGTTGTAA
- the truB gene encoding tRNA pseudouridine(55) synthase TruB, giving the protein MDQEGLKSVAGTLHTPEVHEDSGCFHLVDKPVDWTSFDVVAKIRNTYKLIGQKRKVGHCGTLDPKASGLLILATGRKTKEIASLELLDKVYEGSFKLGVVTDSHDRETPEYNQCATGHLEREQIIEAAASFVGTRQQQPPMYSAAWHNGKRLYELARKGDVVHDRKAKEIIIRRFEITAVELPLVRFILEVSKGAYIRVIAHELGALLGVGAYLASLKRVAIGPYELGSACSVPETIEAILKKRESVLFIEK; this is encoded by the coding sequence ATGGATCAGGAAGGCTTGAAAAGCGTTGCAGGAACTTTGCACACTCCTGAAGTTCATGAGGATTCAGGGTGTTTCCATCTGGTGGACAAGCCTGTTGACTGGACATCTTTTGACGTGGTTGCCAAGATCCGCAACACATACAAGTTGATCGGACAGAAGCGAAAGGTCGGCCATTGCGGTACGCTTGATCCGAAAGCAAGCGGGTTGCTCATTCTGGCGACCGGTCGGAAGACCAAAGAGATCGCATCTCTTGAACTTCTCGATAAAGTCTATGAGGGATCGTTCAAGCTTGGCGTTGTGACCGACAGTCATGACAGGGAAACTCCTGAATATAATCAGTGCGCTACAGGGCATTTAGAAAGAGAGCAGATCATTGAAGCGGCTGCTTCTTTTGTTGGCACCCGTCAACAGCAGCCTCCGATGTACTCGGCTGCATGGCATAATGGCAAGCGGCTTTATGAACTCGCCCGCAAGGGAGATGTTGTTCATGACCGCAAGGCAAAAGAGATTATTATCCGGAGGTTCGAAATTACAGCGGTAGAGCTTCCGCTGGTCCGTTTTATTCTTGAAGTATCAAAGGGAGCCTATATCCGGGTTATTGCTCATGAGCTTGGTGCTTTGCTTGGAGTGGGCGCCTATCTTGCATCGCTGAAAAGGGTTGCAATTGGCCCCTATGAGCTCGGTTCGGCATGCAGTGTTCCTGAGACCATAGAAGCTATTCTCAAAAAGCGCGAGTCGGTATTGTTCATAGAGAAATAA
- a CDS encoding PTS sugar transporter subunit IIA — translation MKIESLLSESFIALNLDLASKSQVIDAMLDLVATHPSVCDKEKLRQDVLKREREMSTGIGKAIALPHAKTSAVKHPVLALATLHKEINFDSIDNEPVRIIFLLATPEEMLAEHLKLLGRITRLAGRMDFREQLLLLKTPAAVLDLFREEEKDFPQI, via the coding sequence ATGAAAATTGAAAGCCTTCTGTCGGAGAGCTTTATTGCCTTGAATCTCGACCTTGCCTCAAAGAGTCAGGTGATTGATGCCATGCTTGATCTTGTTGCAACTCATCCAAGTGTTTGCGATAAGGAGAAGCTGCGTCAGGATGTGCTTAAACGGGAGCGGGAGATGTCAACAGGTATCGGAAAAGCAATTGCACTTCCTCATGCCAAAACAAGTGCGGTAAAACATCCGGTGCTTGCTCTTGCAACACTCCATAAAGAGATCAATTTCGATTCCATCGATAACGAGCCTGTCAGGATTATTTTTCTTCTTGCAACTCCTGAGGAGATGCTTGCCGAGCACTTGAAGCTGCTTGGCAGAATTACTCGCCTTGCCGGCAGGATGGATTTTCGCGAACAGTTGCTGTTGCTGAAAACGCCGGCAGCGGTGCTTGACCTTTTCAGGGAAGAGGAAAAGGATTTCCCGCAGATCTGA
- the rbfA gene encoding 30S ribosome-binding factor RbfA, translated as MSIRTEKVASLLQQELGMILEKEFPRGGPILTVVEVKVTADLGIAKVYVSVIGSAKEQADTIEYLQQEKKNIRKILSSKIRHHFRRIPELEFYQDRLYEKADRIEQLLKEVRKEQE; from the coding sequence ATGTCAATCAGGACTGAAAAAGTTGCCTCTCTGCTTCAGCAGGAACTTGGTATGATTCTGGAAAAAGAGTTTCCCCGCGGCGGGCCAATTCTGACGGTTGTCGAGGTGAAAGTTACGGCGGATCTCGGTATTGCGAAGGTATATGTTTCGGTTATCGGATCAGCAAAAGAGCAGGCAGATACCATTGAATATCTTCAGCAAGAGAAGAAAAATATAAGAAAAATTCTCTCATCGAAAATTCGCCATCATTTCAGGAGAATTCCCGAGCTTGAGTTTTATCAGGATCGTTTATATGAAAAGGCCGACAGAATAGAGCAGTTGCTAAAAGAGGTCAGAAAAGAACAGGAGTAA
- the nusA gene encoding transcription termination factor NusA gives MVRKQVKTEGQDRKAQIASAFGEIEQSKIFLDKRTESAAVKMDIADLLKDIIQKQLRKDYDPEVEANIFINPERGDFEVYILKKVVSEVDLESIEISIDEVRKIDDSLELGDYYEEGPIKLEDYLSRKSIQIIKQSVQKKVRDLERLVVYEECLEKVGEVVAGEVYQVRSNEVIFTYNTSKDHRVELVLPRAEMIKKDNPRRNPRMKLYVKRIEREKVKVRLDDGGVVERDKPDGGMKVIVSRIDDRFLYKLFEHEVPEILDGLIVIKGIARVPGERAKVAVESTSARIDPVGASVGYRGKRIQSIVKELNNENIDVIYYTDEPQIYIARALQPAKIDPLTVHADIKTRKARVMLKPDQIKYAIGKNGNNIHLAEKLTGYEIDVYRDVMDKSMEDPTDIDIIEFREEFGDDMIYQLLDGGLDTAKKVLKAGVERIEEVLLGPSAPEEITFFSKGRTRSPIKPRERKVTEEEKRYWKKIAENIFKTVKEQFTDADLHDLFDDGDEDSDDQQAAESPADE, from the coding sequence ATGGTCAGAAAGCAGGTAAAAACGGAGGGGCAGGACAGGAAAGCGCAGATTGCCAGTGCTTTCGGAGAAATCGAGCAGTCCAAAATCTTTCTGGACAAACGTACGGAAAGTGCGGCTGTCAAAATGGATATTGCAGACCTTCTTAAAGATATCATCCAGAAGCAGCTCAGAAAGGATTATGATCCTGAAGTTGAGGCTAATATTTTCATTAATCCCGAGCGCGGCGATTTTGAGGTTTATATTCTGAAAAAGGTTGTCAGTGAAGTTGATCTCGAAAGCATTGAAATCAGCATCGATGAAGTCAGAAAAATAGACGATTCTCTTGAACTCGGAGATTATTATGAAGAGGGCCCGATCAAGCTTGAGGATTATCTGAGCAGAAAGTCTATCCAGATTATCAAGCAGTCTGTACAGAAAAAGGTACGGGATCTTGAGCGTCTTGTGGTGTATGAGGAGTGCCTTGAAAAAGTTGGCGAGGTTGTGGCCGGTGAAGTATATCAGGTTCGGTCAAACGAAGTGATATTTACCTACAACACATCAAAAGATCATCGTGTTGAGCTTGTTCTGCCAAGAGCCGAAATGATAAAAAAGGATAATCCTCGCAGAAACCCGAGGATGAAGCTCTACGTCAAGCGCATCGAACGCGAGAAGGTTAAGGTAAGGCTTGATGACGGCGGCGTTGTCGAGCGCGATAAACCTGATGGGGGAATGAAAGTAATTGTTTCAAGGATTGACGATCGCTTTTTGTACAAACTGTTTGAACATGAGGTTCCGGAAATTCTCGATGGTCTTATTGTGATAAAAGGAATTGCCCGTGTTCCAGGCGAAAGGGCAAAGGTTGCCGTTGAGTCCACCAGTGCCAGAATAGATCCTGTAGGAGCAAGCGTAGGGTATCGCGGAAAAAGGATACAGAGTATCGTCAAGGAACTGAACAATGAGAATATCGATGTTATTTATTATACCGATGAACCGCAGATTTATATAGCTCGTGCTTTGCAGCCAGCCAAGATTGATCCCTTGACGGTTCATGCCGATATTAAAACCCGAAAGGCAAGGGTAATGCTGAAGCCGGACCAGATCAAGTATGCCATTGGAAAAAACGGTAATAACATACATCTGGCCGAAAAGCTTACCGGATATGAAATCGATGTGTATCGCGATGTGATGGACAAGTCGATGGAAGATCCTACTGATATTGATATTATTGAGTTCAGGGAAGAGTTTGGCGATGATATGATCTATCAATTGCTTGACGGTGGCCTTGATACGGCCAAGAAGGTACTGAAAGCAGGTGTTGAAAGGATTGAGGAGGTTTTGCTCGGCCCTTCAGCTCCAGAGGAGATTACTTTTTTTTCAAAAGGTCGAACCAGGAGCCCGATTAAGCCAAGAGAGCGAAAGGTAACCGAAGAGGAAAAGCGGTACTGGAAAAAAATTGCCGAAAATATTTTTAAAACCGTTAAAGAGCAGTTTACTGATGCTGATTTGCATGATCTGTTCGACGATGGAGATGAAGACAGTGACGATCAACAAGCCGCTGAAAGTCCGGCAGATGAATGA
- a CDS encoding YicC/YloC family endoribonuclease yields MLESMTGYGSAEAVDNGVRVFVELRSVNNRFAEVSVKLPRQLLAFELEVRELVRSTFQRGKISASIQVQADQEVDFPLRVNPLKVKACRELLDDVRMAAGIDAPVSLEHVLRFSEIFETGNTVLDNTEWLWSFVKKLLQDAMHKLKEMRRKEGEELSLDFTARIAQIERTLAEISSASQGNLQAARKKLASKAELIAGQDIAYSRDRLEMELVLAADKLDITEEFTRFSSHNKFFLEELNNDESGTGRKLNFLLQEQLREANTIASKSQSAEISQKIVHVKEELEKIREQLQNIE; encoded by the coding sequence ATGTTGGAAAGCATGACTGGTTATGGCAGTGCAGAGGCTGTTGATAACGGTGTACGGGTGTTTGTGGAGTTACGATCTGTCAATAACCGTTTTGCCGAAGTTAGTGTCAAACTTCCGCGACAGTTACTTGCTTTTGAACTTGAGGTAAGGGAACTTGTGCGCTCAACATTTCAGCGCGGAAAGATTTCGGCTTCGATTCAGGTGCAGGCAGATCAGGAAGTCGATTTTCCTTTGAGAGTTAACCCTCTTAAGGTAAAGGCTTGCAGAGAGCTTCTTGATGATGTCAGGATGGCTGCAGGTATCGATGCTCCGGTCAGTCTGGAGCACGTGCTGCGTTTTTCGGAGATTTTCGAAACCGGAAATACCGTACTTGACAATACGGAGTGGTTGTGGTCGTTTGTGAAAAAGCTTCTTCAGGATGCCATGCACAAGCTCAAGGAGATGCGTCGTAAAGAGGGTGAAGAACTTTCATTGGATTTTACCGCCAGAATTGCGCAAATAGAGAGGACGCTTGCTGAAATCAGCAGCGCATCACAGGGTAACCTTCAAGCAGCAAGAAAAAAACTTGCATCAAAAGCAGAATTAATCGCCGGTCAGGATATTGCTTACAGCCGGGATCGACTTGAAATGGAGCTTGTTCTCGCTGCCGATAAACTTGATATCACCGAAGAGTTTACCCGGTTTTCAAGCCACAACAAGTTTTTTCTTGAGGAGCTGAATAATGATGAGAGCGGGACAGGGCGAAAGCTGAATTTTCTGCTTCAGGAGCAGCTTCGGGAGGCCAATACCATTGCGTCAAAATCCCAGAGCGCCGAAATCTCACAGAAAATTGTTCATGTAAAAGAAGAGCTTGAGAAAATTCGGGAACAGTTACAAAATATCGAGTGA
- the hisS gene encoding histidine--tRNA ligase, which produces MSQYQVVKGARDIFPDEIVRWHYVEDVVHRLASLYGYSEIRTPVFEYTELFQRSIGTTTDIVGKEMFSFLPDPQGRSITLRPEMTAGVMRAVLQKNLLSTAPIHKLFYLSELFRKERPQAGRQRQFSQFGAELLGVSSPAAVAEVITFMMQVFETLGIRGLKLRINTLGDSSDRARYREILRAYLAPFYDRLDLASRERFEKNPLRILDSKNPDMQEIIEGAPTLHDSLSHEALEDFEKVRFYLDSRSIAYDIDYRLVRGLDYYCHTAFEVTSPELGAQDAIGGGGRYDGLAKELGSSGDVPASGFAAGMERVLITMEKQGLFAALRPSGPKVYVVAQQHALLDHALQVAYRLRREGISTEVDLAGRSMKAQMRDANRMRACFALFIGEDEVVSGSYALKNLVTADQTAQSIETIIEMLNQYSGAEQGS; this is translated from the coding sequence ATGTCGCAGTATCAGGTTGTCAAGGGTGCCAGGGATATTTTTCCGGATGAAATAGTCCGCTGGCACTATGTCGAGGACGTTGTTCATCGTCTTGCGTCTCTTTATGGATATAGTGAAATTCGTACTCCTGTTTTTGAATATACGGAGCTTTTTCAACGTAGTATCGGGACTACAACGGATATTGTGGGCAAGGAGATGTTTTCCTTTCTTCCGGATCCTCAGGGTCGATCCATTACCTTGCGTCCAGAGATGACTGCGGGAGTTATGCGGGCGGTTTTGCAGAAAAATCTGCTTTCGACGGCACCGATACACAAGCTTTTTTATCTTTCAGAGCTTTTTCGAAAAGAGCGTCCGCAGGCCGGACGCCAGCGACAGTTTTCACAGTTTGGCGCCGAATTGCTCGGGGTTTCCTCGCCTGCTGCCGTTGCCGAGGTCATAACCTTTATGATGCAGGTGTTCGAAACTCTCGGAATACGAGGTTTGAAGCTTCGGATCAATACCCTTGGCGACAGCAGCGATCGAGCAAGGTATCGCGAAATACTCAGAGCGTATCTCGCGCCTTTTTATGACAGGCTTGATCTGGCATCCCGGGAGCGGTTTGAAAAAAATCCTCTGAGAATTCTCGATTCGAAAAATCCTGATATGCAGGAGATCATTGAAGGAGCTCCAACGCTGCATGATTCTCTTTCTCATGAAGCTTTGGAAGATTTTGAGAAAGTGCGTTTCTATCTTGACAGTCGGAGTATAGCTTACGATATTGACTATCGTCTTGTTCGCGGCCTCGATTACTACTGCCATACCGCATTTGAGGTGACCAGTCCGGAACTTGGTGCACAGGATGCTATTGGCGGGGGAGGCAGATATGACGGTCTTGCGAAAGAGTTGGGAAGTTCCGGAGATGTTCCTGCATCAGGTTTTGCCGCAGGGATGGAAAGAGTGCTGATCACGATGGAAAAGCAGGGTTTATTCGCCGCCCTGCGTCCTTCTGGTCCGAAGGTCTATGTTGTTGCCCAGCAGCACGCCCTGCTTGACCATGCCTTGCAGGTGGCTTATCGTTTGAGGCGCGAGGGGATCAGCACTGAAGTTGATCTTGCCGGAAGAAGCATGAAAGCCCAGATGAGAGATGCCAACAGGATGCGCGCCTGCTTTGCGCTTTTTATCGGCGAAGATGAGGTGGTTTCCGGCTCGTATGCGCTGAAAAATCTTGTTACTGCCGACCAGACGGCACAATCGATTGAAACCATTATTGAAATGCTCAATCAATATTCGGGAGCGGAGCAGGGATCATGA
- the rpsO gene encoding 30S ribosomal protein S15: MSLTQEDKAGIISQFGGVQQNTGKAEVQVALFSRRITDLTGHLQQHPKDKHSRRGLLMLVGKRKKVLNYLKNVDIERYRTVIAELDLRK; this comes from the coding sequence ATGAGTCTGACACAGGAAGATAAAGCGGGAATTATCAGTCAGTTCGGCGGAGTCCAGCAGAATACCGGAAAAGCAGAGGTGCAGGTTGCTCTGTTCAGCCGAAGAATCACGGATTTAACCGGGCATTTACAGCAGCATCCAAAAGACAAGCATTCCCGTCGTGGTCTGCTTATGCTGGTGGGAAAACGCAAAAAGGTTCTCAATTACCTGAAAAATGTTGATATCGAACGGTATCGTACAGTAATTGCTGAGCTCGATCTTCGTAAGTAA
- the infB gene encoding translation initiation factor IF-2, with amino-acid sequence MALEDMEKRYRISDLSRELQVSPQEVLQFIRMNGGKVGSTSSMVNEEMRGMIFGNFSVEKKMVDEAMKIRAEKQRRLTRLEEQSRKTYEKEQQLRDSMHVAPLVPVAPLHVAQDVIVEVAAPPSAQADHTVQAEPAVQTESAVQTESAVQTESAVQTEPAVQTEPAVQTEPEVQTEPAAQTEPEVQTEPAAQTEPAAQTEPAAQTESAVQTEADLSDVGEVSIVPENVEVIDVPELPMVPVMPVKEEPSVNDQLVSFDIPQNIGGLTVVGTLDMMNPFDRSESGKMKARKKNFKEQADALKSEFDTPAGEEKLVDDKLVVKKKPVKAAGDGDTAPAADDALAGKKKPGKKKKKPDVDEKVISANIRTTISGMDDSAGSVSRQKFRKMRRMEREKEHEAAEAFRESQRAIVRVTEYASPHELAELMGVTAKEIIQKCFALGKFVTINQRLDKESLELIALEFGFEAEFISEIEATAVVAEVDDAEDLLIRPPVVTIMGHVDHGKTSLLDYIRNSNVVAGESGGITQHIGAYEVTVEGNRKITFLDTPGHEAFTAMRARGAQVTDIVILVVAADDSVMPQTIEAINHAKAAGVPIVVAINKIDKPAANPEKIKTQLSEAGVLVEDWGGEYQCQEISAKQGIGIEELMGKLLTEAEIRELKGNFSEDVLASGIIIESELDKGKGVISTVLVQRGYLRVGDPFVAGNTMGRVRALMDERSKRIHEAGPSQPVRVLGFEALPQSGDVLTVMASDRDARELAQKRQVIRREHEFRRSTRVKLDSIARQIREGLMKELSVIIKADTDGSIQALADGLMKIHNEEVKVQIIHQGVGQITETDVLLAAASDAIIIGFRVRPNVNAKKLAEKEDLDVRFYSVIYHVLEDVEKALEGMLSPELHEESLGSLEIRQVFRVPKVGNVGGCYALEGKVFRDSKVRLLRDGVQVYDGQLDTLRRFKDDVKEVDAGYECGLSLKNYDDIKVGDIVEAYKIVEKKRKL; translated from the coding sequence ATGGCCCTTGAGGACATGGAAAAGAGATACCGGATAAGCGATCTATCAAGAGAACTCCAGGTGAGTCCACAGGAAGTCTTGCAGTTTATCAGAATGAACGGGGGCAAGGTTGGTTCAACATCCTCTATGGTCAATGAAGAGATGCGCGGGATGATTTTTGGTAATTTCAGTGTTGAAAAGAAAATGGTCGATGAGGCCATGAAGATCAGGGCTGAAAAACAGCGTCGGCTGACAAGGCTTGAAGAGCAGTCGAGAAAAACGTATGAGAAGGAACAGCAATTGCGAGATTCCATGCATGTTGCTCCTCTTGTGCCTGTCGCACCGTTGCATGTTGCACAAGATGTGATTGTTGAGGTTGCAGCCCCTCCATCAGCTCAGGCGGATCATACAGTTCAGGCGGAACCGGCAGTTCAAACTGAATCCGCAGTTCAAACTGAATCCGCAGTTCAAACTGAATCCGCAGTTCAAACGGAACCGGCAGTTCAAACGGAACCGGCAGTTCAAACGGAACCGGAAGTTCAAACGGAGCCGGCAGCTCAAACGGAACCGGAAGTTCAAACGGAGCCGGCAGCTCAAACGGAGCCGGCAGCTCAAACGGAGCCGGCAGCTCAAACGGAATCCGCAGTTCAAACGGAGGCCGATCTTTCGGATGTCGGTGAGGTTTCAATAGTTCCTGAGAATGTCGAAGTCATTGACGTTCCCGAATTGCCGATGGTACCGGTCATGCCGGTGAAGGAGGAGCCTTCGGTTAATGATCAGCTTGTATCATTTGATATTCCTCAGAATATCGGAGGGTTGACGGTTGTTGGAACCCTGGATATGATGAATCCTTTTGATCGCAGTGAATCCGGCAAGATGAAGGCGAGAAAAAAGAATTTCAAAGAACAGGCAGACGCCCTGAAATCCGAGTTTGATACTCCCGCGGGAGAAGAAAAGCTTGTTGACGATAAGCTTGTTGTTAAAAAGAAACCCGTAAAAGCTGCCGGAGACGGCGACACAGCGCCAGCGGCGGACGACGCTCTTGCAGGAAAAAAGAAGCCGGGCAAGAAGAAGAAAAAACCTGATGTTGACGAAAAAGTGATTTCGGCGAACATTCGTACGACTATCAGCGGAATGGATGATAGCGCAGGATCGGTATCACGGCAGAAGTTCCGCAAGATGCGGCGAATGGAGCGGGAAAAAGAGCATGAGGCCGCTGAAGCTTTTCGCGAGTCGCAGCGAGCGATCGTAAGGGTGACGGAATACGCTTCTCCTCACGAGCTTGCAGAGTTGATGGGAGTTACCGCAAAAGAGATCATACAGAAATGTTTTGCGCTGGGTAAGTTCGTTACTATCAATCAGCGTCTTGATAAGGAGAGTCTCGAACTCATTGCCCTTGAGTTTGGCTTTGAAGCTGAGTTCATCAGCGAAATTGAGGCTACGGCGGTTGTTGCCGAAGTTGACGATGCAGAGGATTTACTGATTCGTCCTCCCGTGGTTACCATTATGGGCCATGTTGATCATGGTAAGACCTCACTGCTTGATTATATCCGTAACAGCAATGTGGTTGCGGGTGAATCGGGAGGTATTACCCAGCATATAGGCGCTTATGAGGTGACTGTTGAGGGGAACAGAAAAATAACCTTCCTTGATACTCCCGGACACGAAGCCTTTACTGCAATGCGAGCAAGAGGCGCACAGGTTACCGATATTGTTATTCTTGTTGTTGCCGCGGACGACAGCGTTATGCCGCAAACCATTGAGGCAATCAACCATGCCAAGGCAGCAGGAGTTCCGATTGTCGTTGCGATCAATAAAATTGATAAACCTGCAGCCAACCCTGAAAAAATCAAAACACAGTTGTCAGAAGCAGGCGTGCTTGTAGAGGACTGGGGCGGTGAGTATCAGTGCCAGGAAATATCAGCCAAACAAGGTATCGGTATTGAAGAGCTGATGGGGAAATTGCTGACAGAGGCGGAAATTCGTGAACTGAAAGGTAATTTCTCGGAAGATGTTCTCGCCAGTGGCATTATTATCGAGTCTGAACTTGATAAAGGCAAAGGTGTTATTTCAACGGTTCTTGTTCAGCGAGGATATCTGAGAGTCGGCGATCCATTTGTAGCAGGGAATACGATGGGCAGAGTCAGGGCGCTTATGGATGAGCGCAGCAAGAGAATTCATGAGGCAGGTCCTTCACAACCGGTACGAGTTCTTGGATTTGAAGCACTTCCTCAGTCCGGCGATGTTCTCACTGTGATGGCCTCCGATCGCGATGCAAGAGAATTGGCTCAGAAAAGGCAGGTGATTCGTCGTGAACATGAGTTCCGTAGAAGCACCAGAGTCAAGCTCGACAGTATAGCCCGACAGATCAGAGAGGGGCTTATGAAGGAGTTGAGCGTTATTATCAAGGCTGATACGGATGGTTCGATCCAGGCCCTTGCCGATGGACTCATGAAAATTCATAACGAAGAGGTAAAAGTTCAGATTATTCATCAGGGTGTCGGGCAGATTACCGAGACTGATGTATTGCTTGCTGCCGCATCTGACGCTATTATTATCGGATTCAGGGTGAGGCCGAATGTCAATGCCAAAAAGCTTGCTGAAAAAGAAGATCTCGATGTTCGTTTTTACAGTGTTATCTACCATGTGCTCGAGGATGTCGAAAAGGCGCTTGAAGGAATGCTGTCACCGGAACTGCACGAGGAGAGCCTTGGATCGCTCGAAATCCGTCAGGTATTCAGAGTGCCGAAAGTGGGCAATGTAGGTGGTTGTTATGCTCTTGAGGGTAAGGTTTTTCGCGATTCAAAGGTACGGCTGCTTCGCGACGGGGTTCAGGTGTACGACGGTCAGCTTGACACGCTTCGACGCTTTAAAGATGATGTCAAGGAGGTTGATGCCGGCTATGAATGTGGTCTCAGTCTGAAAAATTATGACGATATCAAGGTTGGCGATATTGTTGAGGCTTATAAGATTGTCGAGAAAAAAAGAAAACTCTGA
- a CDS encoding bifunctional riboflavin kinase/FAD synthetase, producing MLVVEYQNNDVVAYPSGEPVIFSPVPSAVTIGSFDGVHRGHRSIIARMNAIARSRQLRSVVVTFEPHPRRVLSASASPSPLVLSTLDEKVALLTSLDVDLLFVIRFTDAFAARSSEDFIVGVLVKLLCAKSIIVGYDHGFGRNRTGSSETLLHLGKEFGFDVEAITEVKIGNEHFSSTRIRKLLESGNLSDANQFLGYSYIVSGTVVGGDQRGRTIGFPTVNIKPSDPQKLLPHSGVYLAMIELDGISYKAMMNIGVRPTVSQGNEKTVEAHIPGFSGELYGAFLSFRLLVYIREEKKFATIDELKEQLEKDKKTVELYNE from the coding sequence ATGCTTGTTGTTGAATATCAGAATAATGACGTTGTTGCATATCCTTCAGGCGAGCCCGTTATTTTTTCTCCGGTTCCTTCGGCCGTGACGATCGGTTCTTTTGACGGGGTTCACAGGGGGCACAGGAGCATTATTGCAAGAATGAATGCGATAGCACGCTCCAGGCAACTCCGGAGTGTTGTTGTGACATTTGAGCCGCATCCTCGCAGAGTTTTGTCTGCGTCGGCCAGTCCGTCTCCACTCGTACTCAGTACGCTGGATGAAAAAGTGGCGCTGTTAACATCTCTGGACGTAGATCTTCTTTTTGTCATACGTTTTACCGATGCTTTTGCAGCCAGGAGTTCAGAGGATTTTATTGTCGGAGTTCTGGTTAAACTGCTTTGTGCCAAAAGCATTATTGTCGGTTATGATCATGGTTTCGGACGTAACAGAACGGGGAGCAGTGAAACACTGCTGCATCTTGGAAAAGAGTTTGGCTTTGATGTTGAGGCGATAACAGAGGTTAAAATCGGAAATGAGCACTTTTCAAGCACGCGCATACGAAAGCTGCTTGAATCAGGTAATCTTTCCGATGCAAATCAATTTCTCGGGTATTCCTATATCGTGAGTGGAACCGTAGTTGGCGGTGATCAAAGAGGGCGCACGATCGGGTTTCCGACGGTGAACATCAAACCTTCAGATCCTCAGAAACTGTTGCCGCACTCAGGTGTTTATCTTGCCATGATTGAACTCGATGGCATTTCGTATAAAGCAATGATGAATATCGGGGTTCGGCCTACAGTATCTCAGGGAAACGAGAAAACGGTAGAGGCGCATATTCCGGGTTTTTCAGGAGAGCTGTACGGTGCATTTCTCAGTTTCAGATTACTTGTCTATATCAGAGAGGAGAAGAAGTTTGCAACCATTGACGAATTAAAAGAGCAACTTGAAAAAGATAAAAAAACGGTAGAGTTGTATAACGAATAA
- a CDS encoding glutaredoxin family protein, whose protein sequence is MTESLHTVTIYGAKGCCLCDDALERVLDVQGSVPFLLEKTDISGSPELQQQYGEAIPVVCIDGVEVFRYRVNKTRLLQILRGQGGV, encoded by the coding sequence ATGACAGAGTCTCTTCATACTGTTACAATCTATGGAGCAAAAGGGTGTTGTCTTTGTGACGATGCTCTGGAAAGAGTGCTCGATGTCCAGGGTTCAGTACCGTTTCTGCTTGAAAAAACCGATATTTCAGGCAGTCCGGAATTACAGCAGCAGTACGGTGAAGCTATTCCGGTTGTCTGCATTGACGGTGTTGAGGTGTTCAGGTACAGGGTTAACAAGACTCGCTTGCTTCAAATACTGAGGGGACAGGGGGGCGTGTGA